In Piliocolobus tephrosceles isolate RC106 chromosome 10, ASM277652v3, whole genome shotgun sequence, a single window of DNA contains:
- the KRT4 gene encoding keratin, type II cytoskeletal 4 — protein sequence MIARQQCVRGGPRGFSCGSAIVGGGKRGAFSSFSVSGGAGRCSSGGFGSRSLYNLGGNKSISMSVAGSRQGACFGGAGGFGTGGFGGGFGASFSGKGGPGFPVCPAGGIQEVTINQSLLTPLHVEIDPEIQKVRTEEREQIKLLNNKFASFIDKVRFLEQQNKVLDTKWKLLQQQTTSTSSKNLEPLFETYLSVLRKQLDTLVNDKGRLQSELKTMQDSVEDFKTKYEEEINKRTAAENDFVVLKKDVDAAYMNKVELEAKVDSLNDEINFLKVLYDAELSQMQTHVSDMSVVLSMDNNRNLDLDSIIAEVRAQYEEIAQRSKAEAEALYQTKVQQLQISVDQHGDNLKNTKSEIAELNRMIQRLRAEIENIKKQCQTLQASVVDAEQRGENALKDAHSKRIELEAALQQAKEELARMLREYQELMSVKLALDIEIATYRKLLEGEECRMSGECQSAVSISVVGGSTSTGGISGGLGSGSGFGLSSGFGSGSGSGFGFGGSVSGSSSSKIISTTTLNKRR from the exons ATGATTGCCAGACAGCAGTGTGTCCGAGGCGGGCCCCGGGGCTTCAGCTGTGGCTCGGCCATCGTCGGCGGTGGCAAGAGAGGTGCCTTCAGCTCATTCTCCGTGTCTGGAGGTGCTGGCCGATGCTCTTCTGGGGGCTTTGGCAGCAGGAGCCTCTACAACCTCGGGGGGAATAAGAGCATCTCCATGAGTGTGGCTGGGTCACGACAAGGCGCCTGCTTTGGAGGTGCTGGAGGCTTCGGCACTGGTGGCTTTGGCGGTGGATTTGGGGCCTCCTTCAGTGGTAAGGGTGGCCCTGGCTTCCCTGTCTGCCCCGCTGGGGGAATTCAGGAGGTCACCATCAACCAGAGCTTGCTGACCCCCCTCCACGTGGAGATTGACCCTGAGATCCAGAAAGTCCGGACAGAGGAGCGCGAACAGATCAAGCTCCTCAACAACAAGTTTGCCTCCTTCATCGACAAG GTGCGGTTCTTAGAGCAACAGAATAAGGTCCTGGACACCAAATGGAAGCTGCTCCAGCAGCAGACAACCAGCACCTCCAGCAAAAACCTTGAGCCCCTCTTTGAGACCTACCTCAGTGTCCTGAGGAAGCAACTAGATACTTTGGTCAATGACAAAGGGCGCCTGCAGTCTGAGCTGAAGACCATGCAGGACAGCGTGGAGGACTTCAAGACCAA GTATGAAGAGGAGATCAACAAACGCACAGCAGCTGAGAATGACTTTGTGGTCCTCAAGAAG GACGTGGATGCTGCCTATATGAAcaaggtggagctggaggccaaggtggacagtcTTAATGATGAGATCAACTTCCTGAAGGTCCTCTATGATGCG GAGCTGTCCCAGATGCAGACCCATGTCAGCGACATGTCCGTGGTCCTCTCCATGGACAACAACCGCAACCTGGACCTGGACAGCATTATTGCTGAGGTCCGTGCTCAGTACGAGGAGATTGCCCAGAGGAGCAAGGCTGAGGCCGAGGCCCTGTACCAGACCAAG GTCCAGCAGCTCCAGATCTCggttgaccaacatggtgacaacCTGAAGAACACCAAGAGTGAAATCGCAGAGCTCAACAGGATGATCCAGAGGCTGCGGGCAGAGATCGAGAACATCAAGAAGCAG TGCCAGACTCTTCAGGCATCTGTGGTTGATGCAGAGCAGCGTGGTGAGAATGCCCTTAAAGATGCCCACAGCAAGCGCATAGAGCTGGAGGCTGCTCTGCAGCAGGCCAAGGAGGAGCTGGCACGAATGCTGCGTGAGTACCAGGAGCTCATGAGTGTGAAGCTGGCCCTGGACATCGAGATCGCCACCTACCGCAAACTCCTGGAGGGCGAGGAGTGCAG AATGTCTGGAGAATGCCAGAGTGCCGTGAGCATCT CTGTGGTTGGCGGTAGCACCAGCACTGGAGGCATCAGCGGAGGATTAGGAAGTGGCTCCGGGTTTGGCCTGAGTAGTGGCTTTGGCTCTGGCTCTGGAAGTGGCTTTGGGTTTGGTGGCAGTGTCTCTGGCAGTTCCAGCAGCAAGATCATCTCTACCACCACCCTGAACAAGAGACGATAG